The proteins below come from a single Bartonella schoenbuchensis R1 genomic window:
- a CDS encoding type II toxin-antitoxin system HicB family antitoxin, translating to MKRFFALVHKDENSAFGVQFPDFKGLFSAADQEENLIANATEALQLYCEEMDKLPTPLKFEEVIQKETVKIALSEGAFLIQVPFIENDSEVVRMNISIERGLLRAIDDCAQERGLTRSAFLATAARHELNI from the coding sequence ATGAAAAGATTTTTTGCTCTTGTTCACAAGGATGAAAATTCTGCTTTTGGTGTTCAGTTTCCTGATTTTAAAGGACTATTTTCTGCTGCCGATCAGGAAGAAAATCTTATTGCTAATGCAACAGAAGCTCTTCAATTATATTGCGAAGAAATGGATAAATTGCCAACTCCTTTAAAATTTGAAGAAGTGATACAGAAAGAAACTGTCAAAATAGCTTTGTCGGAAGGAGCTTTTTTAATACAAGTTCCATTTATTGAAAATGATTCAGAAGTGGTGCGTATGAATATATCAATTGAACGAGGGCTCTTGCGCGCAATTGATGATTGTGCACAAGAAAGAGGCTTAACACGATCTGCCTTTTTAGCAACGGCAGCACGTCATGAGCTTAATATTTGA
- the ssb gene encoding single-stranded DNA-binding protein, producing MLNKVTLIGYLGADPESRTMPSGVEVANFRIGTSQRYVDKKTGEKVEKTEWHSIVVFNPHLAKVALQYLGKGSKVYVEGQLQTRKWQDKSGQTHYTTEIVLPQYKGELKILDSVQKSDPDMTTQEQATAWENSRQQQSLETTLNDRIPF from the coding sequence ATGCTTAATAAAGTAACTTTAATTGGCTATCTGGGTGCCGATCCAGAAAGCAGAACAATGCCATCTGGAGTAGAAGTGGCGAATTTTCGTATAGGCACTTCTCAAAGATATGTAGATAAAAAAACAGGTGAAAAGGTAGAGAAAACAGAATGGCATTCTATAGTGGTTTTTAATCCACATCTTGCAAAGGTTGCACTTCAGTATCTGGGTAAAGGTTCCAAGGTTTATGTTGAAGGTCAATTACAGACGCGTAAATGGCAAGATAAAAGCGGGCAAACACACTACACAACAGAAATTGTCTTGCCGCAATATAAGGGTGAATTGAAGATCCTTGATAGCGTTCAAAAGTCTGATCCTGACATGACCACTCAAGAGCAAGCAACGGCATGGGAGAATAGTAGACAACAACAGTCTTTAGAAACAACTTTGAATGACAGAATTCCGTTTTAA
- the hisS gene encoding histidine--tRNA ligase, whose protein sequence is MSIKQKKTKARLPRGFVDRTGVELQVLEAMTAQIHEVYELYGFEALETPIFEYTDALGKSLPDVDRPNAGVFSLQDDDEQWMSLRYDLTAPLARYVAENFEVLPKPYRSYRLGYVFRNEKSGPGRFRQFMQLDADIVGAPTVAADAEVCMMAADSLDKLGFKRDEYVIRLSNRKILDGVLENIGLGENEQSDKRLIVFRAIDKLDRLGLEGVRLLLGDGRLDESGDFTKGAGLADDQIECILSLLRARNETTEETINNLKNIVDRNVCGLEGIRELEEMQEIFVANGYKDCMRIDPSVVRGLDYYTGPVFEAELCNKLSFGSIGGGGRYDGLIARFRDDNVPATGFSIGLSRLIAILQNVGKLRVNAKTGPVVVLMMDQEPGSIARYQNMVMQLRNAGIRSEVYLGESGIKAQMKYADRRCAPCVVIQGSQERDRGEVQIKDLVEGARLATEIKDNQTWRESRPAQITVKENQLVQAVQDILGK, encoded by the coding sequence ATGTCCATAAAACAAAAGAAAACTAAAGCGCGTCTACCACGCGGGTTTGTTGATCGCACAGGTGTAGAGTTACAAGTACTTGAAGCAATGACGGCTCAAATACATGAAGTTTATGAGCTTTACGGTTTTGAAGCACTTGAAACACCGATTTTTGAATATACAGATGCACTTGGAAAGTCTTTACCTGATGTAGATCGCCCAAATGCAGGCGTTTTTTCTTTACAAGATGATGATGAACAATGGATGTCTTTACGCTATGATCTCACAGCACCTCTTGCGCGTTATGTTGCTGAAAATTTTGAAGTCTTACCAAAACCTTATCGTAGTTATCGTTTAGGATATGTTTTTCGTAATGAAAAGTCAGGACCAGGGCGTTTTCGTCAGTTTATGCAATTGGATGCTGATATTGTAGGGGCACCAACAGTAGCTGCTGACGCAGAAGTCTGTATGATGGCAGCAGATAGTTTAGACAAATTAGGGTTTAAACGTGATGAATATGTCATTCGTCTGAGTAATCGGAAAATTTTAGATGGTGTTTTGGAAAATATTGGTTTGGGGGAAAATGAACAATCAGACAAACGCTTAATTGTTTTTAGGGCAATTGATAAACTCGATCGACTTGGTTTGGAAGGTGTACGTTTGCTTTTAGGAGATGGCCGTTTAGATGAAAGCGGTGATTTTACGAAAGGAGCAGGACTGGCTGATGACCAGATTGAGTGTATTCTTAGTTTGTTGCGTGCGAGAAACGAAACTACAGAAGAAACGATTAATAATCTCAAAAACATAGTTGACCGTAATGTTTGTGGACTTGAAGGAATTCGTGAACTTGAAGAAATGCAGGAGATTTTTGTCGCCAATGGTTATAAGGACTGTATGAGAATTGATCCATCAGTTGTGCGAGGATTAGACTATTATACGGGGCCTGTTTTTGAAGCTGAATTATGTAATAAGCTTAGTTTTGGATCTATTGGTGGGGGTGGCCGTTATGATGGTCTGATTGCACGCTTTCGTGATGACAATGTTCCCGCGACAGGTTTTTCAATTGGTTTGTCCCGCTTAATAGCAATTTTGCAAAATGTTGGGAAATTGCGTGTGAATGCAAAGACAGGTCCAGTTGTGGTGTTGATGATGGATCAAGAGCCAGGAAGCATTGCACGTTATCAAAACATGGTGATGCAATTGCGCAATGCGGGCATTCGTTCTGAAGTATATTTAGGGGAGTCAGGTATTAAAGCGCAAATGAAATATGCGGATCGGCGCTGTGCACCTTGTGTGGTGATTCAAGGGTCACAAGAGCGCGATCGTGGAGAGGTTCAGATTAAAGATTTGGTGGAAGGTGCGCGTTTAGCTACTGAAATTAAGGATAATCAAACATGGCGTGAAAGTCGCCCTGCACAAATAACCGTTAAAGAAAATCAATTGGTTCAAGCTGTGCAGGATATTTTGGGAAAATAA
- a CDS encoding type II toxin-antitoxin system HicB family antitoxin produces the protein MEYIYQAKLEADPDGGFVVTFPDVPEAITAGKDRAEALEHAVEALGLALRSYTMRGLPLPTPQRYKNLVAVTVDAWNALKLAVVEAFNEANITKTELANRLGKKETEARRILDPNYPTKLQTLEQTLAVLGKQVIITIKDAA, from the coding sequence ATGGAATATATTTATCAAGCAAAATTAGAGGCTGATCCAGATGGCGGTTTTGTAGTAACTTTTCCGGATGTACCTGAAGCAATTACAGCAGGAAAAGATCGTGCTGAAGCACTAGAACATGCGGTTGAAGCTTTAGGGTTGGCGTTGCGTAGTTATACTATGCGTGGGTTGCCTTTACCTACACCACAACGGTATAAAAACTTAGTGGCAGTAACAGTGGATGCGTGGAATGCTCTTAAATTGGCAGTGGTAGAAGCTTTTAATGAAGCTAATATCACAAAAACGGAATTAGCTAATCGTCTCGGCAAAAAAGAAACAGAGGCACGACGCATTCTTGATCCAAACTATCCGACGAAACTTCAAACATTGGAACAAACATTGGCTGTTCTCGGTAAACAGGTGATTATCACAATTAAGGATGCAGCTTAG
- a CDS encoding BrnT family toxin, whose translation MKNIKICGINWDEGNWPKCAKHGVSKKEIEYLFSGYGRLVIKDDPDVREERFRAIGKSYNERYIFLVFTFRTMNNKLFVRPISARYMHQKEIDFYENL comes from the coding sequence ATGAAAAATATTAAAATATGTGGTATAAACTGGGACGAAGGTAATTGGCCTAAATGTGCTAAACATGGAGTTTCTAAAAAAGAAATTGAGTATCTATTCTCTGGTTATGGTCGCTTAGTTATCAAAGATGATCCAGATGTTAGAGAAGAAAGGTTTAGAGCTATCGGGAAAAGCTATAATGAACGATATATTTTTTTAGTTTTTACCTTTAGAACAATGAACAATAAATTATTCGTGCGCCCCATTAGTGCTCGTTATATGCACCAAAAGGAAATTGATTTTTATGAAAACCTTTAA
- a CDS encoding type II toxin-antitoxin system HicA family toxin, translated as MEQDSRKIIAKLKCDGFELVKVKGSHHKFKKNGQVIIVPHPKKDLPIGTARSIAQQAGWLKKGKEE; from the coding sequence ATGGAACAAGATAGCCGAAAAATCATTGCAAAATTGAAGTGTGACGGCTTTGAACTTGTTAAAGTAAAAGGTTCTCATCATAAATTTAAGAAAAATGGTCAAGTAATTATTGTTCCCCATCCTAAAAAAGATCTTCCAATCGGTACAGCACGTTCCATTGCACAACAAGCGGGCTGGTTAAAAAAAGGAAAAGAAGAATGA
- a CDS encoding CopG family antitoxin, with translation MKTFKLKQMPVFKTDAEAENFVDTADLTEYDLTGFKPVHFEFLPKEASINIRLPQALMNALKEKAKNQAIPYTRYVRHLIEQDLQKSYRD, from the coding sequence ATGAAAACCTTTAAGTTAAAACAAATGCCTGTTTTTAAAACCGATGCAGAAGCAGAAAACTTTGTAGATACTGCAGATCTTACAGAGTATGATTTAACTGGTTTTAAACCCGTCCATTTTGAATTTTTACCTAAAGAAGCCTCTATTAATATTCGTTTGCCTCAAGCGCTTATGAACGCTTTAAAGGAAAAAGCTAAAAACCAAGCTATTCCCTATACACGTTATGTCCGACATCTCATTGAGCAAGACTTACAAAAAAGTTATCGCGATTAA
- a CDS encoding antA/AntB antirepressor family protein, translating to MNNLIEIKESTVGQETVQTVNARELHTFLEVKTSFKDWITRRIQDYEFKEGCDFCSFLSESVGGRPSKDYAITLDMAKELAMVERNEKGKQARQYFIECERKAKQPLNLANALQNPLTIRQLLLESITQLEDLRTEVKTLKPKAEALEHLKRSDGLFALYEAAKMLDVRPTDFTKHLQFHKWAYRNFPGGPMLPYQDKIRKGLMDCVIHTIQKSDGTKMSVSSAKITVKGLAYLSEEFGGVQ from the coding sequence ATGAACAATCTTATAGAAATTAAAGAAAGCACTGTTGGGCAGGAAACTGTTCAAACAGTCAACGCACGTGAGTTGCACACATTTTTGGAAGTGAAAACCAGTTTTAAAGATTGGATCACTAGACGTATTCAAGATTATGAATTTAAGGAAGGATGTGACTTTTGCTCATTTTTGAGCGAAAGTGTAGGAGGCCGTCCTTCTAAGGATTACGCTATTACTTTAGACATGGCAAAAGAATTAGCCATGGTCGAACGTAATGAGAAAGGTAAACAAGCCCGTCAGTATTTTATCGAATGCGAACGGAAAGCAAAACAGCCTTTAAATCTCGCAAATGCTTTACAGAATCCTCTCACAATTAGGCAATTGCTTTTAGAGAGCATTACACAATTGGAAGATTTGAGAACTGAAGTTAAAACACTTAAACCAAAAGCAGAAGCACTTGAACATTTAAAACGCTCTGACGGTCTGTTTGCTTTATATGAAGCTGCAAAGATGTTAGATGTACGTCCCACAGATTTTACTAAGCACTTACAGTTCCATAAGTGGGCTTATCGTAATTTTCCGGGTGGACCCATGTTACCTTATCAGGATAAAATTAGGAAAGGACTGATGGATTGTGTAATCCACACCATTCAAAAATCAGACGGAACAAAAATGAGCGTTTCCAGTGCAAAAATCACAGTCAAAGGATTAGCATACCTGAGTGAAGAATTTGGAGGTGTGCAATGA